TTTATACAGCATGCTCGGCATTTAATCCAAACGAGCAAGTGTTCCAAGCAATACAACAGAGGAAATgaacaaaaaagcagactcacagatgacCCAGGTATTAGTTACtagactttatttaaaataactgcgATCAAAATTGTTCAAGAAGATATAGGGCAAGATGTAGAATTTCACCAGAGAGCTGGAATCAATTTAAAAGATCAAATAAAacttaaagaattaaataaagtaacagacaccaaatattcaataaatagagGCTTATGGACTGTTTGAAAACATAGAAGATTTGTACATCACAAAACAGGTCAGTAGAAAAATCTCAGACTGAAAAACAGAGTGAAAAGGATGGAGAAAGTAgaaaaagcacaagaaatttacgTTCAAAATACATGTAGGTTGAATCTCAGAAGAATGAGgggaagaaaaatatacaaagataaCAGCTCAGAATCTTCCAGCACTAATGAAAACCATCAAAACACAAATTCAGGAAGTGAATTTGACCACATAAAACTGCTGATAACTACACaccaaagaaaaactaaagacagcaaaagaaaatgacagcaaCTGCaggaaacaacaaaaagacaatggATTAGATGAATCCTTCCAAAAAGTTAAAGTAGAAATACCATCATTGTCTGACAAAAGTTTtttaacagaagagaaaaaaacattagcCAACTTGTTTTATGAGGCTGCTCGACCCTGACACAGTGTGTGATGCCAGATGTGTACCCACCCCTGACACAGTGTATGATGCGGGGTGTGTATCCAACAGAACTgcacacatacaaaaatattcaGTGGAACAtggccccaaactagaaacaacctgaGTGTTCATCAAGagtagaattgataaataaacagTAGCCTAACTGTAAAATGATACTGAGTCCACAAATGAAGATGACTGAAGCTTTGCTATGAGCAACAATACGGAGAATCTCACAGAGGAAAATGCTGACAGAAGTATACACGCTATAGGATTCCACTGCCGTGAAGTTAAAAAGGTAGACGGCGTTTTGAGTGCTGACCTCTGGAGTAGAGGCAGTAGAGCTGGTCGTGCCGTAAGATGCACTGAGCCCCCTGACATCTGTGTATGTGTCAAATAAAGTTTACTGAAAAGGGAAAGAATGTATGATAAAGTAAACATCCCCACAGAACTAACCGGATGTCAGAGTTCACATACTCCAGAGAAATGATTACACGCGCTAAAAAGAAGAAAGTACCCTAAATGTATTTTGCCTACAAAACCCAGGTTTAATAGAAATATGAGAATAGTTCTCATACAAATTGTGATACTCACTAAAGAGGAAATCTGTAAACATTAGAAAATgctaaaaaataacaaagatctgACGTGATACTGACATATCCTACTAGgactttcaaattaaaaaaaaatctttgttgagaaaattttcttaaaagcaacaggaaaaagaaaatagatcacGTGGAAGTACTACTTCTAAAACTGGTAATAATTTCATAAGCAGTAACTTtctagctttgtttttttaaggaatgtgtatttaaaatatttcatttgtacCCACTTTTATTATAAACAGCATATGAAAAATAATCTgatcttaaaaatagaaaacatggaAGTATGATTGCTCATAATTCTGAAGGTCTACTCAAAATAAAtctacattatttaaaaatcagaaagtagACACTGACAAGGTATGCAAAACCCTGAAGAGATTAGAAtggaaaaatgatataaaaaatgtttaatctcCAATGAAAATTCCACTTAAGAAAGGGTCCTTAAAATAGTTAAATAGTAAATTGTTAACATGCAGAGTCAACTGATGTAGCCATAAACTAGTTCACAGATCTCAGTTATCTAAGTCAAAAAATAATGTGTGTATTACTAACTTCTGAGACattattaacataataaaagtgTTTCTATAGTAATTTTGTTTTGTGAATTTTCTGGCTCACACCTCAACAAACAAACCTGTAATTAAATCCAAGTTCTACCACTTTGCAGCTGCATAACCTTCAAtaagtcatttattttctctccagaACTGTTTCTTGACCTGCAAAGTGTGTTTACCAACCACTCCTTTCCGTAACTGATAAAAATTGAGAAcgaccaaaatttaaaatacgaTGTTATATGGCAAAGCAATCTGCAAAGTTTTACATAGAGACAAAATTTAGTGTAACAATGACTAAGGAATCTTTATCCAGTCTTACAAAAAGTTCTGATCCAAAAGCACTAATACTATAGTTCTCACACTGCCATCCATACTTACAAGCATGCAATATATTTGACaactgattttcaaaatatttggctTCTCACTTTGAAGGCCTCAAAAGCTCATCCGACACCAAGCCATGACCCTTCTTGGCCTATAGAGCCTACATTTTGTTAGGATGGATACAAAAGGAAGTTAGCAGATTTTAgcgaggtttttaaaaaatccaattgaATCTCCACAAATAATCATATTGATAAAAATAGCAGTCCCTTTAGAACAACAACACGCTAGTCAGAAACGAAGTGTGTCTCTGTAGCAGCTGGTCCCCGTGGTTACGGAAGGTGCCAGCACCAGCACCCACAGCAGCTCCTAGACTGGGGGGGACTGGACAGGGCCGCCTACGGACCCCGACGTCTCGCCACAAATGCTGCCGTGAAAACCTCATCACCCCACCTCCCACGGTTCCACGGGAGTCTAGAACCCTGTAGCCCAATAACGTGTGCATCAGACCAAGTGGCTATTTAAATGAGTGACAATTTAAAATTCAGCCTCCATCACACTGGCCTTATCTCAAAAGTGCAAGAGCCACATGCACCTGGTGGCTTCCACCCTGAAGAGCAGATAAGGCACACCATCCTCCTCGCAGGACGTTCTGCTGGGCTGCATTCCAGAACCAAAACCCAGAAGTACTACTGCTGATGTGCAGGATATGCATCCATAATAATATCAGCATTACCCTGTATTTCTAAGGCACTTCACAATGTTTCTGTATTTATAAGAGAAATTTATTCTAGCAACAACCTAGTAATGGAAGCAGACTTAAGTCACTATGGCTTAAATGTTTAAAGACCTCGCAGATAGAAAGAAAAGGCGATGACAGCTCAGGTCTTCCAGCTCTTACGCAGGGCTCTCTCGACCATGCATTTTAATAAGTCAATTCCAAGACCATGCAAACCTTTCAGAACTGTGGAACGAGAATGGGTGTACTGTGGCTGCTTAGGCCGACCCTAAATAAACACACTCAAATAAACATACTCATTATACATAAGTCTGGTTAAGCCTCTCACAACCTCTCAGGTTACGGGATCAACGTATTAGAAATTAAACAAGGTCTCTTCTACCTGTCTTGCTTTATGGGCTGTGTTAATGCCATGATTTCTTAGGCAGCTCACAGCTCTTGGATCTGGCGACCGGCCCACGTTCCAGTCAGAAACAGCGCCACTGTCAATGACCCACTGCAACACAAAACACACAAGTGCACCTTCAAGGTCAAGTACAGTACCTGCCGGGCAACGTGACTCATGGGAATACCATGCTTCTTCATGCAAGCCTGCCCCCGATAATCAGGAGGGTTTCCTAGTTCATACGTGGACGTTGCTGCACTGTCTATCCTCCActgcaggagagaaaaagaatttttttcacaattttctGCCCCCAAAGCCATTCAGGCTGGCCTCTTTAAGGTAGTGAACAGTACTTACAGTATCTGAAATGTTTTGATCAGTTACAAGTTTCCTGAAAACTGCTTCTGCGATGGGTGATCGACAGATGTTACCTTAAAATAAAAGGAGGGGGCAGAGAGTGAGCATCTGGTTTGAGGGAAGCAAGGAACTCTTCTCGGAGGCGACTGTCCTGCCAGCACGTGGCAGAACCTGGGAGAACAGCTGACCCAACCCCGCTCAATGGTTTCACACCGACCGTCCAAGTACTCAAAGTGCAAATGACAAAGACATCAGAAATCACAACAGTTACGACCCAAATCACCGTTTTTCACGTTGCTATCACTGACCCAGAAGCGAGTCGTGAAATCAACGAAGTGGGTCGCAACCGGTCTattgtaaaatgaaatacaacagaatagagtttaaaatatgtattttcaagTATACTGCAGATAATAAAGATGAATGTTGTTTCATAAAATACACAAGCAAATGTATTTAGGC
This DNA window, taken from Kogia breviceps isolate mKogBre1 chromosome 11, mKogBre1 haplotype 1, whole genome shotgun sequence, encodes the following:
- the ACP1 gene encoding low molecular weight phosphotyrosine protein phosphatase isoform X2 — protein: MAEKVTKSVLFVCLGNICRSPIAEAVFRKLVTDQNISDTWRIDSAATSTYELGNPPDYRGQACMKKHGIPMSHVARQVLYLTLKVHLCVLCCSGSLTVALFLTGTWAGRQIQEL